The following is a genomic window from Opitutus sp. GAS368.
CCACCACATGGCGTGGGAAACGCTCACGCATGGCGGCATCGGGGCAGTCGGGCTGCCGCCACTCCGGTGAGCGCTTAACGGCTAAGACGTTGGTGGCTGTTGTGGGACGCGCAGACAGCCAAGATCAGGCAGTTTTAAACACAGAGTGCACGGAGACCACGGAGGTAGGGGCCGTTGCCCTCAACGGCTCGGGCGCTTGCCCCCAAGCGCCCCTACCGAAGATTCAACTCTGCGCACTCTGCGATCTTTGGGTTATAAAATCCGAGCTACGGCACGGTCTGCAGTTCTTCCTCGGACCAGGGCGCCTCGCGGTCGCCGACCGCCTTGCGGACCTCGGCGATGGTGGCGGGCGAGACCGGCGGCGCATTATGGCCCCACGACTGGCGGACGTAGGTGAGGGCGCCGGCGATGGTCTCGTCATCCAGGGCGCGCAGCGGCGGCATGGCCAGGCCCTCCTTTTCCTTCCCGTTGAGCACGATCCGGGCGAGCTGGCGTTCGTTGCCGAGCACGTATTTCGAGTAGAGCAGCTGCGGGGCGAGGCCGGCCATGCCCTCGCCACCGGCCTGGTGGCACGCGGCGCAGATGGTGGCAAACGTGATGCGGCCCTTGTCGAAGAGAACCTTCTGTTCCGGCGTGAGCCGCGCGGCGATGTCGGCGGACTCCTTCTCCAGGCCGGGCTTGCCGGGCCATTTCAGAAAACCGGCAAGGCGGGCGGCCTGCTTGCCCTCCGGCGTGTTGCCCTGCACCGACAGCAACAGCAGCGCGCGCGGCTCGACCGGCAGGTTGCCGGCCACGAGCTTGCCCTCGGGGGTCTTCGGCAGGAAGCGCTCGAGGCCATCGAGCACGGCGGCGCGGCCCCAGTCGGGGAAACCGGTCTTTGGATCGAGGCCGGCCAGCAGCCCGGTGATGTGGGCGGTGTCGCCGGACTTGAACACCGCACCGGCGGCGAGCTTGAGGACGGGCGCGGCGCCGTCACCCTTGGGGTCGGCCAGGACCCGCGTGATGAAATCAAATTCGCGGCCGGCCAGGCCACTGACGATGGCGTCGGCGATGTAGGGCTGGCGGCCGGCGCGTTCCGCGATCCCGACCAGGGCCGCGAGAGCTTCCGGGGACTTGGCTTCGCCGAGGGAGAGCGCCAGCTGCAGCGTCACGTTGGGCGCGAAGGCGTCCACGTCCGCCACGCGGCGGTAAAGGTCGTCGTCGCCCTTCGCGAGCAAGGGCTCGGACAGGCGGATGGCGGCGGCCACGACGCGGGCATCCGTGCTGCCGAGGCCGGCGAGGATGGTGTCGCGGTCGAGCTGACCGCTGCCGTCGAGGGTCCAGAGCGCGTGGAGGCGGGCCAGCGGCGGGCCCGAGCGGACCATCTCACGCAGCAAAGGCGCGGCGGCGGGATCGCGACGCTCGACGAGCAGGCGCTGCGCGGTGTCGCGCCACCAGCTGTTGGCGGCCCGAAGGTGGGTGACGAGCTGCGCGGAGGACTCAGTGGCGAGGTTGAACTTCACCTTCGAGCGGACCGCGGTCTCGGGCATGATGCGGTAGATGCGGCCCATGCCGATGCCGTCGGCGAGGCCGCGCTCCTCGACCTGCTTGCGCAGGAAGGTGGTCATATAGATGCGGTGCTGGATGATGCCGCGATACATGTCCACGATGTAGAGGGCGCCGTCGGGGCCGTTGGCAGTGTTGACGGGGCGGAAACGTTCGTCAGTGGAGGTGATGAATTCGGATCCCTCGTAGGCGTTGCGGGCGGTGATGGTGCCGTCCGCCTCGGTGAGGATCATCCGCTTCACCAGGTTGCCGGCCGGCTCGACGAAGAAGGCGTTGTTGTAGAATTCCGCCGGGAAAAGTCCGCTGCGATAGACAAGGGGACCGCAGGCGGCGGTGACGGCGGTGATCTTGCCCTCGGCGTTGAGCGACTTGTAGCCGCGGTTGACGCCGGGGGTGACGCGGCCGGGCCAGATCGGAAGATCGGCGGGCGCAAGCTGGACGTTGCCGCCGGCGGCGTTGGTGAGGAAAGGATTGCGGCGCAGGTAGGCGGTCGGCACGAGATCGGCGCGCAGCGGGTCGCTGTTGCTGTTGTGGAAGATGCGGCCGGTGTCATCCTGCGAGAGGCCCCACTGGCCGCGCGCGAGCGTGGACTCGCTGGCGAATTTCCCGTTGCCCAGATAGCGGAAGCGCTGGGTGTGGTTGGCGTTGTAGATCCAGTTGTCGAGCCCCCACATCAGGCCGTTGGCGGTGTGCTCGGGGTTGCTGGTGCCGCCGTAGTCGGAAAAGACCTCGGTCTTCTCGTCGGCCACGCCGTCGCCGTTGGTGTCGCGGCAGAACCACAGGTGCGGGGGCTCGGCCACGAGCACGCCGTCGCCGACCAGCGCGACGGCGCGCGGCAGCACGAGTTTGTCGAGGAAGACCGTGCGTTTGTTGTAGCGCCCGTCGCCGTCAGTATCCTCAAGGACGGAAATGGTGCCGACTTTCTCCATTTCGCCCTTGCCGTCGGCGTTGCGCATGAAGCCGCGCATCTCGACGACCCAGATGCGGCCGTCGGGCCCGAAGGTCATCGCGACCGGGTCGCCGACCAGCGGATCTGCCGCCGCGATCTCGACGCGGAAACCCGGGGCGACCTTCAGGGTCTTGAGCGCCTCTTCGGCGACCAGGACGGGCGCGGGTGGCGTCTTGATGTGCCCGGGCACGGCCTGCTGGGCCTCGCCAGGTTTGTCGCCGTGCTGGGCGAGCAGCGGGGCGGTGGTCAGGAGCAGGGCGAGCGGCAGCAAGCGGTGGAACAGCATGGGGCGGGAGGGGAGGTTGAAAGCGGAAAGGTGCGGGCCGGCTCAGTCAAACCACTCGTCGTGCGGATCGAAGGCGGGGACGGGAATGTTGACGAACTTGATCCGGCCGATGATGCGGTGGCGGCAGCCGGGCTTGATCAGGACGGTGCTCATCGGCTTCACGGGGTGCAGCAGGCCGTCGAGCTCCATGTGACCCGTGCCCTCGAGGATGAGGTAAATCTCGGTGAGCTTCTTGTGGTAGTGCGTCTGCGTGTCGACCCTGGCGTCCACGAGATGGATGGTGGCCACGGGGTTGTCGGGCGTGACGAAAGCGCGGCGCGACTGGCCGCACGGACAGGGCACCGGCGAAATCTCGTCGAGGTGGGCGATGGCGTAGTTCGGGCTCATGACCGAAAAAGACTAAGGCATCGCGGCGGCGGCTGCCAGCCCGGTGTTTGTCCGGGTCGGGGCCCGGCAAATCACTCGTCGGGCAAGGGCTGGTCCTTGGTCTCGGGCAGGAAGGGCAGGACGGCGATGCCGACGAGCAGCACGAGGCTGACCCACATGCCGGCAGTGCGGAAGCCCTCGATGTCGCCGCCGAGGCGCTTGGTGATCTGGCTCATGGTGAAGGGCGCGGTCGCCGCGATGATGCGGCCGACGTTGTAGCAGAAGCTCGTGCCGGTGCTGCGCAGGCTGGTGGGGAAAAGCTCCGGCAGGTAGACGGCGTAGACGCCGAAGACCGAGAGCTGGCCGAAGCCCATGATCGGGAGCATCCAGTAAAGATCACCGAGCGACCGCATGTAACGGAAGACCAGCAGCGTGGAAATGAACGAGAGAAACAGCGCGAGCCCGAAGGCGATGCGCCGGCCCTTCACCTGCGCGAACTTGGCCAGCGAGAGCATGCCGACAAAGCCGCCGAGGTTCTGGAGCAGCAGGCCGGCGGAGCGCCAGAAGGCTTTCTTGTCCGCGATGGCGGCCGCGTCCAGGCCCTGCCCGGCGAAGGCTTTCTCCACGATGTCGCCGACGATCTTCGGATGAAAATTGCCAATGCCCCAGAGCCCGATGATGCCGGCGCTGCAGGCGACGAGGCCGAGCCAGGCGTGCTTGCGCCACTTCGGGTGGCCGAGCAGCGCGCCGTAGGAACCGAACTTGATGCCGGCTTTTTCGCCCGCGGCCTTGGCGTCGACCCACCTCGGCGGCTCCTTCAGCCGGCGCATGACAAACACGCAGAGGAATGCCGGCAGCGCGCCGACGAGGAACAGCACCTGCCAGTGGGCCAGGCCGAAGGGCAGCAGGTGCCGCGCGGCCAGCACGCCGAGGCCCATGCCCGCGAGGCCCGCGAGCAGGTTGCCCCAGGTGGAGATGGATTGCAGCAGGCCGAGCGCCGGGGCCCGCGCGCGGTCCGGCACCGAGTCGGCCACGAGTGCGACGGCCAGGCCAAACACGCCGCCGATGCCGAGGCCGGTGATGAAGCGGTAGGCGCAGAAATCAGCCATGCCGGTCGAGAACGAGCTCAGGCCCGTGCTCACCGAATAAAGCACGATGGTCCACGTGAGCACCTTCGCCCGGCCGTAGCGGTCGCCCAGCGCGCCGAAGATCAGGCCGCCGATCGCCCAGCCGACCAGGAATACCGAGGTGGTGTAGGGGCCGTATTCCGTCGCGAGCGTCTGGTCCGGGATCAGCGCTTCCATGGCGCCGTCGCGCGCCAGGTTGAAGATCTGCTGGTCGAGGCAGTCGAAGAGCCACGCCAGCGAGGCGACGGTGAAGACGAACCAGTGCTCGCGGGTGAAGGTGCGCCACCAGGGCGCGGGGGAATTCATGGAGTGAACGGGCATTCTTCGGGGCGCCTGCGAGGCTCCAAGCTCCAACATCCAAATCCCAAAGAGCATTCAGGATCAAAGGCTGGGAATTGAAGATTCTCTGGAGCTTGGAGGTTGGAGCTTGGGGTTTCCGCCGATGGGTGCGAGGCGGGTCGTGGTAGACTCGCTAACGAAAGGGCCTGTCGTTCAGGCGAGGGTCACGGGTCTGCCGGTACCGGCGGATTGGTAGATCGCATTGACGAACGCGACGGCCTTGCGGCCCTCGCGGCCGTCGAGGGCGGGGGCGCGGCCGGCGTGGAGCGCATCGACCAGGTCCTGCAGCTGGCGGCGGTGGCCCTCGGTGTTGATGGCCTTGGGGTCGCTGGCGCCCGAGCCGAGGGCGTTGGCCGCGCCGCCGGTGCGGATGGCGTCGTCCTCCGGGCGGGCCTCGCGGAATTCCCATTTGGCAAGACGGTCGTCCTCGAGCGAGATGGAGCCGTGCTCGCCGCAGAGCTCGATGCGCCGCGACCAACCCGGCCAGAGCGCGGTGCTGGCCTCGAAGGCGCCGAGCGCGCCGCCGGGGAACTTCAGCGTGGCGGCCGCGGTGTCCTCGGCCTCGATGCCGGTGTGGACGCGCCGCGTCGACCAGGCGAACACCTCGGCCGGCAGGCCGGCGAACCACTGGAGCAAATCGAGGCCGTGGATGGCCTGGTTGATGACCGCGCCGCCGCCATCGAGCGCGAGCGAACCGCGGTAGCCGGTGTAATACTGCGCAGTGCGGTGCCACTTCACGTAGGCGCTGGCCAGCACCATCCGGCCGAGGCGGCCGGCGTCGAGCGCGGCTTTCATGGTGCGGGCACCGTCACCAAAGCGGCCCTGGAAGATCGGAGCGACGCGCACGCCGGCTTGGTCCGCAGCGGCGAGGATCTGGTCAGCGCGCGCCGTCGTGACCTCGATGGGTTTCTCAATGACGACATGCTTGCCGGCGCGGATGGCGGCCAGGGCCGGCTCGAGGTGAGCGCCGCTGGGCGTGGTGATGCAGACGATGTGGAGGTCCGGCCGGGCCAGCAGCGCCGCCAGGTCGGCCGTGGCGAGCACGCCGTGCTGGTCGGCCACTTTCCGGGCGTTTTCGAGCGAGCGGCTGGCGACGCCGACGAGCCGGGCCCCGGTCAGTTGCGAAATGGCCTGCGCATGAAAACCCGCAATCGTGCCGGCGCCGACGAGACCAAAGCCAAGGGGGGCGGAGGACATGCGGTCTTATTTATAGTAGGGTCCCAGTTCATTAATCAAGGCGGCGCGCAGTTCGGCGAAGTCCAGCGGTCCGTTATGGCGGTAAATGATTTTCCCGCCCGGGGCGATGACCACGGTGTGCGGCAGCGGTCCGGGCCACTGCGGATCGAGCGCGGCGGCCAACGCACCGGTGCTGGCTCCGGTGTAGAGAAAATTGACGGCGTCCCGGCCCTCGGCCTTCAGCAGGCGCTTGAGCCGGCCCGGCGGGGCGGCGTGCTGCCGCTCGAGGAATTTCTTCGCCCCCGCCTGCTGCTTCGGATCATCCAGGCTGAGCGTGACCAGTTCGAAATCGCGGTTGCCGAGCTGGCGGGCGAGCGCAACCAGGCCGGGGAACTCCGCGACACACGGCGTGCACCAGGTGGCCCAGACATTGATCAGGCGGAGGCGGTTGGAGTCGTTTTTCGCCAGCGCCGCCACCCCCGCGGCGTCGAGCAGCGCGAGATCGACGGGCTCCTGCTGCCAGCGCGCGTCAGCCTGGGCGTTTTCCGCCTTGTTGGACTTCCACTTGGTGGAGCAGCCGACCACGAGGGTTTTTTCGACAGGCACCGGTTTGTCCGCCAGCAGCGCGACGACGGCGTTGCGCGCGTCGAAGGAAGTGACCGTGGCCGGATTGGCGAAGCGCGAGTCGTCAACGCGACCGACGTAGCGGAGCCGGCGCGCCCGGTCGAAGAGAAAGACGTGCGGGGTGGCGAGGCAGCCGTAGTTTTTCGCCGTCTGCTGCGTGTCGCCGTCGTAAAGGTAAGGGAAGGGGAAACCCTGCTCCTTGGCGTAGAGAATCATCTCGGGGTAGCTGTCGTTGTATTTGCTGTAGCCGAGCTCGGTGATGGCGACGCCCTGGGGGCTGTTGGGATTGATGGCGACGACGGCGAGGCCCCGGCCTTGGAATTCACGGGCGAGCGGCAGCAGGCGGGTCTCGGCGGCGTGCGAGTAGGGGCAGTGGTTCGACAGGAACACGACCATCAGGACGGGGGCGGCCTTGAAATCGGCCAGGGAGTAGGTTTGGCCGTCCACACCCTTGAGAGAGAAATCCAGCGCGGCGTCGCCGATGGCGAGTTGGCGGGCATCCGCCGGCAGCTCGCTCGCGAGATCCACGCGGCCGGAGGCGTCGCGCTTTTTCTTGGCCTGGGCAAATGCGGCGGGCGTGCCCGCGAGCAGGACGGCCGTGCCGAGCAAGGCGGCCAGCGGGAGGGGAAAACGACGGGGTGGACGGATCATCGGGGCAGGGGTTGGCCGCACGGAAAGCGCGGATAGGCGGCATGGTGGGTAATACCCTACAATAGCACGACGGCAAAAGATTGGGACAGGCGGTGGATTTTCCGGCCACGGACCCTCCCGAAAACGCGCAAAGGGTTGCGTTCGCGGCCGGTCAGGCCTTTTTAGCGGGATGCCCCAGAAGTCCGATGGGATGAACTATGCCCCGCAGGGCAAGCCCCGCCCAGTGGTGAAACCCGGGGAATTCTTTTTCGCCGCGGCGTTCCTAGAACACGGGCACATCTACGGCCAGTGCAACGGCCTGATCGAGGCCGGCGCCGTGCTCAAGTGGGTCTACGACGCTGACCCGAAGAAGGTCGCGGCCTTCTTGGAGAAATACCCCGGGACCCAGGTCGCGCGGTCCTACGACGAGATCCTCGCCGACCCGGCGGTGAAGCTCGTGGCCGCGGCCGCGATCCCGAACGAGCGCGGTGCCATCGGCTGCCGCACCATGCAGGCCGGCAAGGACTATTTCACGGACAAGACGCCCTTCACCACGCTCGACCAGCTGGACAATGCCCGCGGCGTCGCGGCGGCCACCGGCCGCAAATACATGGTCTACTACAGCGAGCG
Proteins encoded in this region:
- a CDS encoding Gfo/Idh/MocA family oxidoreductase; amino-acid sequence: MSSAPLGFGLVGAGTIAGFHAQAISQLTGARLVGVASRSLENARKVADQHGVLATADLAALLARPDLHIVCITTPSGAHLEPALAAIRAGKHVVIEKPIEVTTARADQILAAADQAGVRVAPIFQGRFGDGARTMKAALDAGRLGRMVLASAYVKWHRTAQYYTGYRGSLALDGGGAVINQAIHGLDLLQWFAGLPAEVFAWSTRRVHTGIEAEDTAAATLKFPGGALGAFEASTALWPGWSRRIELCGEHGSISLEDDRLAKWEFREARPEDDAIRTGGAANALGSGASDPKAINTEGHRRQLQDLVDALHAGRAPALDGREGRKAVAFVNAIYQSAGTGRPVTLA
- a CDS encoding PVC-type heme-binding CxxCH protein; this translates as MLFHRLLPLALLLTTAPLLAQHGDKPGEAQQAVPGHIKTPPAPVLVAEEALKTLKVAPGFRVEIAAADPLVGDPVAMTFGPDGRIWVVEMRGFMRNADGKGEMEKVGTISVLEDTDGDGRYNKRTVFLDKLVLPRAVALVGDGVLVAEPPHLWFCRDTNGDGVADEKTEVFSDYGGTSNPEHTANGLMWGLDNWIYNANHTQRFRYLGNGKFASESTLARGQWGLSQDDTGRIFHNSNSDPLRADLVPTAYLRRNPFLTNAAGGNVQLAPADLPIWPGRVTPGVNRGYKSLNAEGKITAVTAACGPLVYRSGLFPAEFYNNAFFVEPAGNLVKRMILTEADGTITARNAYEGSEFITSTDERFRPVNTANGPDGALYIVDMYRGIIQHRIYMTTFLRKQVEERGLADGIGMGRIYRIMPETAVRSKVKFNLATESSAQLVTHLRAANSWWRDTAQRLLVERRDPAAAPLLREMVRSGPPLARLHALWTLDGSGQLDRDTILAGLGSTDARVVAAAIRLSEPLLAKGDDDLYRRVADVDAFAPNVTLQLALSLGEAKSPEALAALVGIAERAGRQPYIADAIVSGLAGREFDFITRVLADPKGDGAAPVLKLAAGAVFKSGDTAHITGLLAGLDPKTGFPDWGRAAVLDGLERFLPKTPEGKLVAGNLPVEPRALLLLSVQGNTPEGKQAARLAGFLKWPGKPGLEKESADIAARLTPEQKVLFDKGRITFATICAACHQAGGEGMAGLAPQLLYSKYVLGNERQLARIVLNGKEKEGLAMPPLRALDDETIAGALTYVRQSWGHNAPPVSPATIAEVRKAVGDREAPWSEEELQTVP
- a CDS encoding cupin domain-containing protein, with translation MSPNYAIAHLDEISPVPCPCGQSRRAFVTPDNPVATIHLVDARVDTQTHYHKKLTEIYLILEGTGHMELDGLLHPVKPMSTVLIKPGCRHRIIGRIKFVNIPVPAFDPHDEWFD
- a CDS encoding MFS transporter; amino-acid sequence: MNSPAPWWRTFTREHWFVFTVASLAWLFDCLDQQIFNLARDGAMEALIPDQTLATEYGPYTTSVFLVGWAIGGLIFGALGDRYGRAKVLTWTIVLYSVSTGLSSFSTGMADFCAYRFITGLGIGGVFGLAVALVADSVPDRARAPALGLLQSISTWGNLLAGLAGMGLGVLAARHLLPFGLAHWQVLFLVGALPAFLCVFVMRRLKEPPRWVDAKAAGEKAGIKFGSYGALLGHPKWRKHAWLGLVACSAGIIGLWGIGNFHPKIVGDIVEKAFAGQGLDAAAIADKKAFWRSAGLLLQNLGGFVGMLSLAKFAQVKGRRIAFGLALFLSFISTLLVFRYMRSLGDLYWMLPIMGFGQLSVFGVYAVYLPELFPTSLRSTGTSFCYNVGRIIAATAPFTMSQITKRLGGDIEGFRTAGMWVSLVLLVGIAVLPFLPETKDQPLPDE
- a CDS encoding redoxin domain-containing protein, whose translation is MIRPPRRFPLPLAALLGTAVLLAGTPAAFAQAKKKRDASGRVDLASELPADARQLAIGDAALDFSLKGVDGQTYSLADFKAAPVLMVVFLSNHCPYSHAAETRLLPLAREFQGRGLAVVAINPNSPQGVAITELGYSKYNDSYPEMILYAKEQGFPFPYLYDGDTQQTAKNYGCLATPHVFLFDRARRLRYVGRVDDSRFANPATVTSFDARNAVVALLADKPVPVEKTLVVGCSTKWKSNKAENAQADARWQQEPVDLALLDAAGVAALAKNDSNRLRLINVWATWCTPCVAEFPGLVALARQLGNRDFELVTLSLDDPKQQAGAKKFLERQHAAPPGRLKRLLKAEGRDAVNFLYTGASTGALAAALDPQWPGPLPHTVVIAPGGKIIYRHNGPLDFAELRAALINELGPYYK